The following are encoded in a window of bacterium genomic DNA:
- a CDS encoding response regulator transcription factor: MHILIVEDDQRLGRLLQRVLTEERHAVDLAHSGERGLDLALSGGYDLVVLDLMLPDLDGVEVCRRLRAEGIGTPVLMLTARGTVEDRVAGLNAGADDYLVKPFAMAELLARVNALLRRRDRPAEIPTVIEVADLTLDLLRREVRRDGRVIELTPKEFALLEYLMRNSGTALSRTQIIDHVWRYDMDAVSNVVDIYIHYLRGKIDRNSKRPLIKTVRGVGYKIGA; this comes from the coding sequence ATGCACATCCTGATCGTAGAGGACGACCAGCGGTTGGGGCGCCTGCTCCAGCGCGTGCTGACAGAGGAGCGCCACGCGGTTGACCTGGCGCACTCGGGCGAACGCGGACTGGATCTCGCGCTGAGCGGCGGGTATGACCTGGTCGTCCTCGACCTGATGCTACCGGACCTCGACGGCGTCGAGGTGTGCCGGCGCCTGCGGGCAGAGGGAATCGGGACGCCCGTTCTGATGCTGACGGCGCGCGGGACGGTGGAGGATCGGGTCGCCGGGCTGAACGCCGGGGCAGACGACTACCTTGTCAAACCTTTCGCGATGGCGGAGCTGCTGGCGCGGGTCAACGCCCTCCTGCGCCGTCGCGACCGCCCGGCCGAGATCCCCACCGTGATCGAGGTAGCCGACCTCACCCTCGATCTCCTGCGCCGCGAGGTGCGCCGGGACGGTAGGGTGATCGAGCTGACCCCGAAAGAGTTCGCCCTCCTTGAGTACCTGATGCGGAACTCAGGAACGGCACTCTCCCGGACCCAGATCATAGACCATGTCTGGCGATACGACATGGACGCGGTCTCTAATGTGGTTGACATCTACATCCACTATCTGCGGGGCAAGATAGATCGGAACTCAAAGCGCCCGTTGATCAAGACCGTGCGCGGCGTCGGGTACAAGATCGGAGCGTAG
- a CDS encoding efflux RND transporter periplasmic adaptor subunit: protein MLRKRVVVATLIIATVAAGVWFQRSRSTAQPATETMRTARVARGTLTASVTASGTLRPYAQVEVRSRATGTVTDIRVQEGDSVTKGQLLAAIDDSDARAGYETALAQLAASQAKLNQARQQLDATRAQDIARVAQAEAALGTARARLALVMAGSRPEGIEQAKATLTQAQLAADLAQRNLERTRDLHSQGLVARQNIDQAQNQHEVALAQVRSAQARLNEVQAGSTPQDIAVVQAQVREAESALASARAARAQEGVLAAAVVAAEADSRSRGADVAQALERSGEMRVTAPIDGIVARLEVQVGQTVIGGVSSGGTLLMTLADTRVIQAEIAVDESDIAQIRTGIPVRITVDALPERTFNGRVTRIAPQASVIQNVTQFYVIVTVENPGQLLRLGMSADGEFIITERRDVLLVPGEAVRGKDAEIVQLVQGETLVPVVVETGATDGRKVEIVKGLQEGQTIYLGQASGTSGQTPAQQPVNPFQPQIRPGSGPGGGPGSAR from the coding sequence ATGCTGCGCAAGCGAGTTGTCGTCGCGACACTAATCATTGCCACGGTGGCAGCCGGTGTCTGGTTCCAGCGCTCACGGAGTACTGCCCAACCGGCCACCGAAACAATGCGGACTGCCCGCGTGGCGCGCGGGACGCTGACCGCCAGTGTCACCGCCAGCGGCACGCTTCGGCCCTACGCGCAGGTTGAGGTCCGCTCGCGCGCTACAGGTACGGTTACAGACATCAGGGTGCAGGAAGGCGACAGCGTCACCAAGGGACAGTTGCTGGCGGCAATTGACGACTCCGACGCCCGGGCGGGCTACGAGACCGCGCTGGCGCAACTGGCCGCGTCCCAGGCGAAGCTCAATCAGGCGCGGCAGCAGCTGGATGCCACGCGCGCGCAGGACATCGCCCGCGTTGCGCAGGCCGAGGCCGCGCTTGGGACCGCCCGTGCACGTCTGGCGCTCGTGATGGCGGGATCGCGGCCCGAGGGGATCGAGCAGGCGAAGGCGACCCTGACGCAGGCGCAGTTGGCCGCCGACCTGGCCCAACGCAACCTGGAGCGCACCCGCGATCTCCACAGCCAGGGGTTGGTGGCCCGCCAGAACATTGACCAGGCTCAGAACCAGCACGAAGTGGCGCTCGCGCAGGTCCGGTCGGCACAGGCGAGGCTGAACGAGGTGCAGGCCGGCAGCACTCCTCAAGACATTGCGGTGGTGCAGGCCCAGGTGAGGGAGGCCGAATCCGCACTGGCCAGCGCCCGCGCCGCTCGGGCGCAGGAAGGCGTGCTGGCCGCCGCCGTGGTCGCTGCGGAGGCCGACTCCCGCAGCAGGGGGGCCGACGTCGCCCAGGCCCTCGAGCGGTCCGGTGAGATGCGGGTGACGGCCCCCATTGACGGCATCGTCGCCCGTCTGGAAGTCCAGGTCGGCCAGACCGTCATAGGTGGCGTGTCGAGCGGGGGCACCCTGCTGATGACCCTCGCCGACACCAGGGTAATACAGGCAGAGATCGCCGTGGACGAGTCGGACATCGCCCAGATCCGCACCGGCATACCGGTACGGATCACCGTTGACGCGCTGCCCGAGCGTACTTTCAACGGCAGGGTGACCCGGATTGCACCCCAGGCCTCGGTCATCCAGAACGTTACGCAGTTCTACGTGATCGTGACTGTTGAGAATCCCGGTCAGTTGCTTCGGCTTGGGATGTCCGCGGATGGCGAGTTCATAATTACCGAGCGCCGGGATGTCCTACTGGTGCCCGGGGAGGCGGTCCGCGGGAAGGACGCCGAGATCGTTCAGCTCGTGCAGGGCGAGACCCTGGTGCCCGTGGTCGTCGAGACGGGCGCGACCGACGGTCGTAAGGTGGAGATCGTCAAGGGCCTCCAGGAGGGCCAGACCATCTACCTGGGGCAGGCGAGCGGGACGTCAGGCCAGACGCCTGCACAGCAGCCGGTCAATCCGTTCCAGCCCCAGATCCGGCCGGGCAGCGGGCCGGGCGGTGGGCCGGGCAGTGCAAGGTAG
- a CDS encoding ABC transporter ATP-binding protein, whose product MALIQMRDVDKTYHMDGVEVRALRGVSITIESGEFVAIMGPSGSGKSTCMNILGCLDRPTSGTYSLDGADVTTLDDTALARLRNRRLGFVFQSYNLLSRTPAIENVELPLVYAGVPNRREKALAALDAVGLRDRAEHLPTQLSGGEQQRVAIARALVTEAPIILADEPTGNLDSATAGEVMAILERLSRQGKTIVLVTHEADIAARAGRFVQFRDGRIISDEPVRGRAVALGGVRS is encoded by the coding sequence ATGGCGCTCATTCAGATGCGCGACGTTGATAAGACTTATCACATGGATGGGGTCGAAGTGCGCGCCCTGCGCGGCGTTTCCATCACCATCGAATCGGGCGAGTTCGTGGCGATCATGGGCCCCAGCGGCTCAGGTAAGTCCACGTGCATGAACATCCTGGGCTGCCTGGACCGGCCGACCTCAGGGACCTACTCCCTGGACGGGGCCGATGTGACCACCCTCGACGACACCGCCCTGGCCAGGTTGCGCAACCGGCGATTGGGGTTTGTCTTTCAGTCTTACAACCTGCTGTCCCGGACGCCCGCGATCGAGAACGTCGAGCTGCCGTTGGTCTACGCCGGCGTGCCCAACCGCCGCGAAAAGGCCCTGGCGGCGCTGGATGCCGTAGGGCTGCGCGATAGGGCCGAACACCTGCCCACGCAACTGTCGGGTGGTGAGCAGCAGCGCGTGGCCATTGCCCGCGCCTTGGTGACGGAGGCGCCGATCATCCTAGCCGACGAGCCGACCGGAAACCTCGACTCGGCGACGGCGGGCGAGGTCATGGCGATACTCGAACGCCTCTCGCGCCAGGGGAAGACGATCGTGCTGGTTACGCACGAGGCCGATATCGCCGCCCGCGCAGGGAGATTCGTGCAGTTCCGCGACGGCCGGATCATCAGCGACGAGCCGGTGCGTGGGCGGGCAGTCGCTCTTGGAGGAGTTCGATCATGA
- a CDS encoding ABC transporter permease — MSLSASFRIAVRAIRGNPLRSLLTMLGVIIGVASVIAMVSIGQGARQATTQQIQALGSNLLTVMASFAQQGGVAATGQVQTLTLDDADAIARDVPGVTGVSAEISRQAQVVFGNQNTYTQVQGVTPAFPEVRNFRPAQGEFFTDDDVRRRSKVALLGKTVATTLFSESDPIGQRIRIRGVTFTVIGVMESKGASPFGDRDDAVYVPVTTAQYRLFGVTNVRAIQVQARTADDMPAVQQAATDLLRTRHRIPSGRDNDFTIRSQADILQAFAGVTRTMTLLLGGVAAVALIVGGIGIMNIMLVSVTERTREIGIRKAVGARRADILLQFLVESVTVGVTGGLIGIAFGILGSKLITQLAGWATLISTQAIVLAFSFAVAVGVFFGLYPARRAAMLDPIEALRHQ, encoded by the coding sequence ATGAGCCTCTCGGCGAGCTTCCGAATCGCGGTGCGCGCGATCAGGGGCAACCCCCTGCGCTCCCTGCTCACCATGCTCGGGGTGATCATCGGCGTCGCCTCCGTGATCGCTATGGTCTCCATCGGGCAGGGCGCCCGCCAGGCCACTACGCAGCAGATCCAGGCGCTGGGCAGTAACCTGCTTACGGTCATGGCGTCTTTTGCCCAGCAGGGCGGAGTGGCTGCCACCGGCCAGGTGCAGACGCTGACCCTCGATGACGCCGACGCGATTGCCCGGGACGTGCCGGGCGTGACGGGTGTGAGCGCCGAGATCTCCAGGCAGGCGCAGGTCGTCTTCGGGAACCAGAACACCTACACGCAGGTCCAAGGCGTCACGCCCGCGTTTCCCGAGGTCCGCAACTTCCGGCCGGCCCAGGGGGAGTTCTTCACCGACGATGATGTGCGGCGGCGATCGAAGGTCGCCCTGCTGGGCAAGACCGTGGCCACCACGCTCTTTTCCGAGTCGGACCCCATAGGTCAGAGGATTAGGATCCGCGGCGTAACGTTCACCGTCATCGGCGTTATGGAGTCCAAGGGTGCCAGTCCCTTCGGCGACCGCGACGATGCGGTTTACGTCCCGGTGACGACCGCGCAATACCGGCTCTTTGGGGTTACGAATGTCCGAGCGATCCAGGTGCAGGCGCGCACCGCCGACGATATGCCCGCCGTCCAGCAGGCCGCCACCGACCTGCTGCGGACACGTCACAGGATTCCATCCGGCCGCGACAACGATTTCACCATTCGCAGCCAGGCAGACATCCTCCAGGCCTTCGCCGGCGTCACCCGGACGATGACGCTGTTGCTCGGGGGCGTCGCGGCTGTGGCGCTGATTGTCGGCGGGATCGGCATTATGAACATCATGCTGGTGTCGGTGACAGAGCGCACGCGCGAGATCGGCATCCGCAAGGCGGTGGGCGCGCGGCGGGCCGACATCCTGCTGCAGTTTCTCGTTGAGTCGGTGACCGTCGGCGTAACCGGAGGCCTGATCGGGATCGCGTTCGGCATCCTAGGCTCGAAACTCATCACGCAACTCGCGGGATGGGCGACGCTGATCTCGACGCAGGCCATCGTGCTGGCGTTCTCATTCGCCGTGGCGGTGGGAGTCTTCTTCGGGCTCTATCCGGCGCGGCGGGCGGCGATGCTGGATCCGATTGAGGCGCTCCGTCACCAGTAG
- a CDS encoding TolC family protein, translating to MKMRIPVLVVVLVMLAAAAGPAVAQTHAPQTPQTPRAYSLAELVAAAEERNPTLAVARQAVAAAEAAVALARAGLGVTVTARGSAATAGGGTTTTTSFSSSASLVASYTLYDSGQTAYAVQQAEANLRSSRAALEATRQDTALAVGQAYVAVLRAERTVVLQQQQVVRNQELVRIAQGQFDAGVVARSDVVRAQAGLAAAQSDLIAAQNVVDQSKATLNVAIGASPMIPIAVAPPPSVPPVTVTYADLSRLAEERPELRKARSDAEGAEAAVRLAQAGGGLKVTLDGTATQVLSPTAQTTYSTGVGMSFPISDAGRASAAVAQATANLQAARARIDSVRLTTVQDGVGALLNLSSAAARVESARAGLAFAEESLRLARARYAAGAAPIFEVTDAQTTLLAAEVALANAIFDQLAGSLQLRRALGRSVVDGAI from the coding sequence ATGAAGATGCGCATTCCTGTGTTGGTGGTTGTGCTCGTGATGCTTGCCGCGGCGGCCGGGCCCGCGGTCGCGCAGACCCACGCACCGCAGACACCACAGACGCCGCGCGCTTATTCGCTGGCTGAACTCGTTGCAGCCGCCGAAGAGCGGAATCCCACACTTGCCGTAGCGCGACAGGCCGTGGCAGCGGCGGAAGCCGCCGTGGCCCTGGCCCGCGCAGGATTGGGTGTTACGGTGACGGCCCGCGGTTCTGCGGCAACCGCGGGGGGCGGCACGACGACAACCACTTCCTTTTCCAGTTCGGCTTCCCTCGTTGCTTCCTACACCCTTTACGACAGCGGCCAGACCGCCTACGCCGTGCAACAGGCGGAGGCCAACCTGCGATCGTCCCGGGCGGCGCTGGAAGCCACCCGCCAGGACACGGCCCTTGCCGTGGGCCAGGCGTACGTTGCAGTGCTGCGCGCCGAGCGAACTGTCGTGCTCCAGCAGCAGCAGGTGGTCCGTAATCAGGAACTGGTACGCATCGCCCAAGGGCAGTTTGACGCCGGGGTCGTGGCGAGATCAGACGTGGTGCGTGCGCAGGCCGGGCTCGCCGCGGCGCAGAGCGACCTGATCGCCGCCCAGAACGTGGTGGATCAAAGTAAAGCCACGCTCAACGTTGCGATCGGTGCGAGTCCGATGATACCGATAGCCGTCGCCCCGCCGCCGTCGGTCCCGCCGGTAACCGTGACCTATGCGGATCTCTCGCGCCTGGCTGAGGAACGGCCGGAACTCCGCAAGGCGCGCTCCGACGCCGAGGGCGCCGAGGCCGCCGTACGCCTGGCCCAGGCCGGTGGTGGATTGAAGGTGACCCTCGACGGCACCGCCACACAGGTGCTCTCGCCCACTGCCCAGACCACGTACTCGACCGGCGTCGGCATGAGCTTCCCGATCTCCGACGCAGGACGCGCGTCGGCCGCGGTCGCGCAGGCCACGGCCAATCTGCAGGCGGCCCGCGCCCGCATTGACAGCGTCCGATTGACAACCGTTCAGGATGGGGTCGGCGCCCTGCTCAACCTGAGCAGCGCCGCGGCCCGCGTTGAGAGCGCACGCGCAGGCCTGGCCTTCGCCGAGGAGTCATTGCGTCTTGCCCGGGCTCGATACGCCGCCGGCGCCGCGCCGATCTTCGAGGTAACCGACGCGCAGACAACGCTGCTGGCGGCCGAGGTTGCGCTGGCCAACGCGATTTTCGATCAGTTGGCCGGTTCCCTGCAACTGCGCCGAGCCCTGGGCCGATCGGTTGTGGATGGGGCGATCTGA
- a CDS encoding serine hydrolase domain-containing protein yields the protein MKNLLRVLAAVVRNGEVVSSGAVGTRKIGEKIPVTIDDRFHLGSDTKAMTALLAAILVEEGKLKWDSTVADLFPELVENMDPGLKRVTLEHLLSHTSGIPSDNEDFMKLLREAILQDGNLDELRYWLVRELSRLPLASVPGTKFAYSRP from the coding sequence ATGAAGAACCTCTTGCGAGTTCTGGCGGCGGTCGTGAGGAACGGAGAAGTCGTCTCGTCCGGCGCCGTCGGAACGCGCAAGATAGGCGAGAAGATTCCTGTGACGATAGACGACCGATTCCACCTGGGCTCAGACACGAAGGCCATGACCGCCCTCCTGGCGGCCATACTGGTCGAAGAGGGAAAGCTTAAGTGGGACTCGACGGTCGCCGATCTCTTCCCGGAGCTTGTAGAGAATATGGATCCCGGGCTGAAGCGCGTGACACTCGAGCATCTTCTCTCGCACACGAGCGGGATTCCGAGTGACAATGAAGACTTCATGAAGCTCCTCCGAGAGGCGATTCTTCAGGACGGGAACCTCGACGAGTTGCGTTATTGGCTGGTTCGTGAGTTGAGCCGCCTCCCTCTGGCTTCCGTGCCGGGCACGAAGTTCGCGTATTCACGCCCCTGA
- a CDS encoding DsrE family protein, whose product MNRRIVVLVRQAGLGHVAPADAQFGTEMLDRFLHSLEARPVKPQAVCFYTEGVKLVCQGSSVVESLKLLEGMGVRVAACGTCLDYFGLRDQVAVGEVIGMNEIVAMLMEADLVLTV is encoded by the coding sequence ATGAACCGGCGGATCGTCGTCCTCGTGCGTCAGGCTGGGCTGGGGCACGTGGCTCCTGCCGATGCGCAGTTCGGCACTGAGATGCTCGACCGGTTCCTGCACTCGCTGGAAGCCCGCCCGGTCAAACCCCAAGCCGTCTGCTTCTACACCGAGGGCGTGAAGCTCGTCTGCCAGGGTTCGTCGGTAGTCGAGAGCCTCAAGCTCCTTGAGGGGATGGGCGTGCGCGTGGCCGCGTGCGGCACATGCCTGGATTACTTCGGCCTCCGGGATCAGGTCGCGGTCGGTGAGGTTATCGGGATGAACGAGATCGTGGCCATGTTGATGGAGGCCGACCTGGTCTTGACCGTCTGA
- a CDS encoding VOC family protein translates to MHKTIAYFEIYGDDPPKLAAFYEGLFGWKFERAPGPNEYWRVNTVPTDADGRPTAPGVNGGLMKRPGPEVRNWLNYIAVESVDDTVAQTLKMGGTVVKPKAPIPGAGWFAILFDPEMNVFALWQDDTAAQ, encoded by the coding sequence ATGCACAAGACCATCGCTTACTTCGAGATCTACGGTGACGATCCGCCAAAGCTGGCCGCCTTCTACGAGGGCCTGTTCGGATGGAAGTTCGAGAGAGCCCCTGGTCCGAACGAGTATTGGCGTGTGAACACCGTGCCGACAGACGCTGATGGCCGCCCGACCGCTCCAGGGGTCAACGGGGGGTTGATGAAGCGCCCAGGTCCGGAGGTCCGCAACTGGCTGAACTACATCGCGGTGGAGTCGGTGGACGACACGGTCGCACAGACGCTGAAGATGGGCGGGACGGTGGTCAAGCCCAAGGCGCCGATTCCAGGCGCCGGCTGGTTCGCCATTCTGTTCGACCCAGAGATGAACGTGTTCGCTCTCTGGCAGGACGACACGGCGGCGCAGTAG
- a CDS encoding M20/M25/M40 family metallo-hydrolase: MDDLFRYIDSHGEAFIHDLQRLCRQPSISAQGVGMEECASLLVAQMQAKGIPARTEQVRGGPPLVVAEIPGDGPRTLLIYDHYDVQPPDPLDEWTSDPFAAEIRDGRIYARGAQDTKGNIMARLAAVEAWLRVRGRLPVGVKFLIEGEEEIGSPHLGEALRERPDLARADACIWESGAKDHRDILNIYLGVKGICYVELEVAGANRDLHSSAGATIPNPAWRLVWALATLKGPDEQVRIPGFYDGVAEPSPAEMAQLERIAAQRDDEAIRRDLGLRVFLKGLTGAELVKHHLFRPTCTICGLTAGYSGPGSKTVLPRRASAKVDFRLVPNQRAEEIVAKLREHLRREAYGDITVRAFGLEDPYKTPFDAPIVDVVAEAAEEVYGHAPIILPTMAATGPMHAVCGQFGMPAVGTGIGHAKGNSHGPNENIRLTDYIQGIKHIALILERFG; this comes from the coding sequence ATGGACGACCTCTTCCGCTACATTGACTCGCACGGCGAGGCGTTCATCCACGACCTGCAGCGCCTCTGCCGCCAGCCGTCCATCTCGGCGCAGGGTGTGGGCATGGAAGAGTGCGCCTCGCTGCTTGTGGCGCAGATGCAGGCCAAGGGCATCCCTGCGCGGACGGAGCAGGTCCGGGGCGGCCCGCCGCTCGTGGTGGCCGAGATCCCCGGAGATGGCCCGCGCACGCTGTTGATCTACGACCACTACGACGTCCAGCCGCCCGACCCGCTCGACGAGTGGACTTCCGACCCGTTCGCAGCGGAGATCCGCGATGGCCGTATCTATGCACGCGGCGCCCAGGATACCAAGGGCAACATCATGGCGCGCCTGGCTGCGGTGGAGGCCTGGCTGCGCGTGCGCGGCCGGCTGCCGGTCGGCGTCAAGTTCCTCATCGAAGGAGAGGAAGAGATCGGCAGCCCGCACCTCGGTGAAGCCCTGCGCGAGCGGCCTGATCTGGCACGGGCCGACGCCTGCATCTGGGAGTCGGGCGCGAAGGACCATCGTGACATCCTGAACATCTACCTGGGCGTCAAGGGCATATGCTACGTCGAGCTGGAGGTGGCGGGCGCGAACCGGGATCTTCATTCATCGGCGGGCGCGACCATCCCCAACCCGGCCTGGCGGCTGGTGTGGGCGCTGGCCACTCTAAAGGGTCCTGACGAGCAGGTCCGCATCCCCGGGTTCTACGACGGCGTGGCCGAGCCCAGCCCGGCCGAGATGGCCCAGTTGGAGCGCATAGCCGCGCAGCGTGACGACGAGGCGATCCGCCGCGACCTGGGACTCCGGGTGTTCCTCAAGGGCCTGACCGGCGCCGAACTCGTCAAGCATCACCTGTTCCGGCCCACCTGCACGATCTGCGGCCTCACCGCGGGCTACTCCGGCCCGGGCTCGAAGACGGTGCTGCCGCGCCGGGCCAGCGCGAAGGTTGATTTCCGGCTCGTGCCCAACCAGAGGGCAGAGGAGATCGTGGCCAAACTGCGCGAGCACCTGCGCCGCGAGGCCTACGGAGACATCACGGTACGGGCGTTCGGGCTCGAAGACCCCTACAAGACACCGTTTGACGCGCCGATCGTGGACGTGGTCGCCGAGGCCGCCGAGGAGGTCTACGGCCACGCTCCTATCATCCTCCCGACCATGGCGGCGACCGGGCCGATGCACGCCGTGTGCGGGCAGTTCGGCATGCCGGCGGTGGGCACGGGCATCGGCCACGCCAAGGGGAACAGCCACGGGCCGAACGAGAACATCCGGCTCACCGACTATATCCAGGGGATCAAGCACATCGCGCTGATCCTGGAACGGTTCGGCTGA
- a CDS encoding DUF1844 domain-containing protein, with translation MSEDAMEEEARGEGAAPTAGAEAEPLPDAMTLVGTFLSLLAARAWQAMGLVPDPATKQVERKLDDAQIAIDAAAALADVIRPRVGERERREIEALITNLRLNFVEQKSKAP, from the coding sequence ATGAGTGAAGACGCGATGGAAGAGGAAGCACGGGGGGAAGGCGCGGCGCCCACTGCCGGCGCAGAAGCCGAACCCCTGCCGGATGCCATGACCCTGGTGGGCACGTTCCTCAGCCTGCTGGCCGCGAGGGCCTGGCAGGCCATGGGGCTCGTGCCGGATCCCGCAACGAAGCAGGTAGAGCGGAAGCTCGACGACGCGCAGATCGCGATTGACGCCGCAGCGGCCCTGGCCGACGTCATCCGCCCGCGCGTGGGGGAGCGCGAGCGCCGCGAGATCGAGGCGCTGATTACGAACCTGCGGCTGAACTTCGTCGAGCAGAAGAGCAAGGCGCCGTAG
- a CDS encoding type II toxin-antitoxin system prevent-host-death family antitoxin — MKSLTATEARKRLFALLKGSVRGHRQFRITHREGDAVLLSHEDYESLLETLELLSTPGFLRSVRQARREIARGETYTLEEVLGAR, encoded by the coding sequence GTGAAGAGCCTGACGGCGACTGAGGCGCGCAAGAGGTTGTTTGCCCTGTTGAAGGGTTCAGTCCGCGGGCACCGGCAGTTCCGGATCACGCACAGGGAAGGTGACGCCGTCCTGCTCTCGCACGAGGACTACGAGTCCCTCCTCGAGACGCTCGAACTCCTTTCCACGCCCGGCTTCTTGCGGAGCGTCCGCCAGGCACGTCGCGAGATCGCCAGGGGAGAGACCTACACTCTTGAGGAAGTGCTGGGCGCGCGATGA
- a CDS encoding type II toxin-antitoxin system RelE/ParE family toxin, whose product MSARWEMRFPGQAVRDVERLSPRLRTKLRDILLEVLAQNPYEGKKLFGDLAGSFSYRLTYRDRIVYSLDEDRRILYVERARTHYGD is encoded by the coding sequence ATGAGCGCCCGGTGGGAGATGCGATTCCCCGGGCAGGCCGTGAGGGATGTGGAGCGACTCTCTCCGAGACTTAGGACGAAGCTTCGGGACATCCTCCTTGAAGTGCTTGCCCAGAACCCGTACGAAGGCAAGAAGCTGTTCGGCGACCTGGCCGGCAGCTTCTCATACCGGCTGACCTACAGAGATCGCATCGTCTACAGCCTGGACGAGGATCGCCGGATCCTCTATGTGGAGCGGGCTCGGACGCACTACGGCGACTGA
- a CDS encoding uroporphyrinogen decarboxylase family protein, with protein MTKHERIYASVDGNPVDRPPVALWRHFPQEDQRAETLAQAHAAFYKTFDWDFLKVTPASAFYGDDWGLRSTYRPNREGVRHYTERPIKKETDWPKLKRLDISTGAHGRELKAIRLLRKALPDAIILATVFSPLSIARGLAGETALLRYLRDSVDETHEGLDIITEATGQFAAECVASGADGLFLATQCASTGYMAIEEYEEFGRPYDLRVLDAARKAEIVLLHIHGERIMFEQLMDYPVQMVNWHDRRTSPTLKEAREQFSGTIAGGVDSMDTIGKATPEQVAAEVRDAIAQTQGKRFVVTAGCVIPIDAPEENVRAVRQAVEG; from the coding sequence GTGACGAAGCACGAACGGATCTATGCCTCAGTTGACGGCAATCCGGTGGACCGCCCGCCGGTCGCGCTGTGGCGGCACTTCCCGCAAGAGGACCAGCGGGCCGAGACGCTAGCCCAAGCCCACGCGGCGTTCTACAAAACCTTCGACTGGGATTTCCTGAAGGTCACGCCGGCCAGCGCCTTCTACGGTGACGACTGGGGCCTGCGCTCGACCTACAGGCCCAACCGGGAGGGCGTCCGGCACTACACCGAGCGGCCGATCAAGAAGGAGACCGACTGGCCCAAGCTCAAGCGGCTGGACATCAGCACCGGGGCCCACGGGCGCGAGTTGAAGGCAATCCGATTGCTCCGGAAGGCGCTGCCGGACGCGATCATCCTGGCCACGGTCTTCAGCCCGCTCTCGATCGCCCGCGGCCTGGCCGGCGAGACCGCGCTGCTCCGGTACTTGCGGGACTCGGTGGACGAGACGCACGAGGGACTCGACATCATCACCGAGGCCACCGGCCAGTTCGCGGCCGAGTGCGTCGCGTCGGGAGCCGACGGCCTCTTCCTGGCCACCCAGTGTGCCTCCACCGGCTACATGGCCATTGAGGAGTACGAGGAGTTTGGACGGCCCTACGACCTGCGCGTGCTCGACGCGGCACGGAAGGCCGAGATTGTACTGCTGCACATCCACGGCGAGCGAATCATGTTCGAGCAGCTCATGGACTACCCTGTCCAGATGGTCAACTGGCACGATCGGCGCACCTCACCGACGCTCAAGGAGGCGCGCGAGCAGTTCTCGGGCACGATCGCAGGCGGCGTGGACTCCATGGACACGATCGGAAAGGCTACGCCCGAGCAGGTGGCCGCGGAGGTCCGGGACGCAATCGCTCAGACCCAGGGCAAGCGGTTCGTCGTCACCGCGGGATGTGTGATCCCCATAGATGCGCCCGAGGAGAACGTGCGGGCGGTGCGCCAGGCGGTCGAAGGGTAA